In Hydrogenispora ethanolica, the genomic window AGAATGCTTTTGCATGGCGGGAAAGCTTTGAAATAGTACACAACTTTAAAAATCAAACAGCTACGGAGGATTATGTAGTGTACTATATGGAAAACAGTTATTTATGGGGGTTGTTTGGTGATCTGAGAAAAGTTGTCGCGGCGAGCACCAGGAAGTATCGCGCGGAACATCCGGGAGAACCGTTGAAATTATGGTACATACCCTATCCATGGATTCACGGCACGCTTTATTTGGATGACTTTGATCTGGACTTTTCAGAGACTTTTTATACGGGTTCATGGTTTAAAGGGTTTGATCAGGAAGAAACTTTATCCAAAATTGGTTGTCCGTCTGTCTATCTTAAGGCGGCCACGCAATATGGCAAAGATGGCGTGCTTTATGCAGCGAACAGTGATGAGGATGCTGAAAAAGTACATCGCCTTATAAAAGGAAATGAGATGATAACGATAAAATCCGGACATGATATTCACTTTGAGCATCCGGATGAATTCATTCGGATTATGGCAGATTTTTTAAAAGCCATGTGATAAACCCTGTCCGAAGGCCAGGGTGAACACAAAAGCTCAGAAAAGCAAGTGATAAAGTCGTTTTTGAGTCCACTGAAAGGATGATTTCCG contains:
- a CDS encoding alpha/beta fold hydrolase, which produces MKNKVFLLMLAVIMIAGISALGLYAYQNMNYDKNPLKETYRAGYKEKQATLGDGTVLNYAEGPNHGPSLLLIHGQSMEWQDYSRVLPALSKYYHVYAIDCHGHGKSSHDSSKYAGIAMGQDFVWFIENVIGEPSVVSGHSSGGILAAWIAANAPENVLGIVLEDPPFFCVEPHEMQNAFAWRESFEIVHNFKNQTATEDYVVYYMENSYLWGLFGDLRKVVAASTRKYRAEHPGEPLKLWYIPYPWIHGTLYLDDFDLDFSETFYTGSWFKGFDQEETLSKIGCPSVYLKAATQYGKDGVLYAANSDEDAEKVHRLIKGNEMITIKSGHDIHFEHPDEFIRIMADFLKAM